The genome window ACCTACACGAGTACGACCACACCGTCGGCCTACACGTACTCCTTCCAGCGACAGGCGGCTGAGATGGGCGACACCCCCTCGACGTACGCGACGACGAGCCTGCACCGGTACAACGCCAAGGCCGACCTGCCGGCTCAGCAGATCAACAAGGTCTCCTGCCGGGCGAACCGCGGATACGGGTCGGGCGGCCGCACGGTCATCCGGGTGGCGATGTACGCCATGTTCGGAAGCCGCGGTCGTGCGCTCACGAAGATGCTGATCAACAAGAAGCGGCAGGGCTGTGACGTCAAGATGATCATGAGCGTGCCGGGCAAGCAGTGGCCCCAGCTCGTCAAGGCCGGTATCCCGGTGCGCAGCGGCGACTGGATGTTCGCCTGGCGTGACCCGGCCAAGGAGGACGGCATCGGTGGCTACGGCCCCCGCTTCTACTCCCACCTGAAGTTCATGGCGATCAGCGGCACCTACAACGGTGCCAACGCCAACCTCGTCATCACCGGCTCGGAGAACTGGTCGAACATCTCCAAGGCCAACGAGGAGATGACGTTGCAGATCAACGACAAGGCCGTCTACACCGCCTACGTCAATCACTTCAACGGAATGTTCAACGGCCGTGCCACCCACAAGATGGGAATCAAGCCGACGGGTGGCCCGAAGGGCTCCTAGGCTGGGTGCATGAGCACCCTCGCCCCCGATGTCGTCGCAGGCGTCCGGGCCGCCGCAGTCGCGGCCCGGACGGCCAGCTACGACCTGGCCCTCGCCCCACGCGCCAGCAAGGACGTCGCTCTCGAGACGATGGCCACCGCGCTGCTGGCACGCGCCGACGAGATCCTCGCGGCCAACGCCGATGACGTGGAGCGGGGCGAGACGGGCGGCACGCCGCCGAACATCATCGACCGGTTGCGGCTGACTCCCGAGCGCCTCGCCGGCATGGCCCAGGGACTACGCGACGTCGCAGCTCTGCCCGACCCCGTGGGCGAGGTCGTCCGTGGCTCGACGCTGGCCAACGGTCTCGAGCTCCGCCAGGTGCGGGTGCCGTTCGGCGTCGTGGGCATGATCTACGAGGCACGGCCCAACGTCACCGCCGATGCGGCAGGGATCTGTCTCAAGTCCGGGAACGCCGTGCTGCTGCGCGGCTCCGGCAGCGCCGCCTCCTCCAACGCCGCCATCGTCGCGGTGCTTCGCGACGCCGCGGTGGAGAGCGGTCTGCCGGCCGACGCGATCCAGCTGCTTCCGTCGGACACCCACGACTCGGTCGGCGCGCTCATGCAGGCGCGCGGGCTGGTCGACGTACTGATCCCGCGGGGTGGGGCGGGGCTGATCCGCACCGTGGTCGAGGGCTCGCTGGTGCCCGTGATCGAGACGGGCGTCGGGAACGTGCACGTGTACGTCGACCGGGCGGCCGACCTCGACAAGGCGATCGACATCGTCCTGAACTCGAAGACGCACCGCACCAGCGTCTGCAACAGCGCCGAGTCCCTGCTCATCCACGCCGACATCGCCGACGAGTT of Nocardioides sp. Kera G14 contains these proteins:
- a CDS encoding glutamate-5-semialdehyde dehydrogenase, encoding MSTLAPDVVAGVRAAAVAARTASYDLALAPRASKDVALETMATALLARADEILAANADDVERGETGGTPPNIIDRLRLTPERLAGMAQGLRDVAALPDPVGEVVRGSTLANGLELRQVRVPFGVVGMIYEARPNVTADAAGICLKSGNAVLLRGSGSAASSNAAIVAVLRDAAVESGLPADAIQLLPSDTHDSVGALMQARGLVDVLIPRGGAGLIRTVVEGSLVPVIETGVGNVHVYVDRAADLDKAIDIVLNSKTHRTSVCNSAESLLIHADIADEFLPRVVKALQASDVTIHGDAAFAAFEGVRPATDEDWESEYLSLDIAAAVVPDLEAAIAHIRRWSSGHTEAIVTEDLAAARRFTAAVDSAAVMVNASTRFTDGGEFGFGAEIGISTQKLHARGPMGLPEMTSTKYVVTGDGHVR